One window of Nicotiana tomentosiformis chromosome 11, ASM39032v3, whole genome shotgun sequence genomic DNA carries:
- the LOC138901126 gene encoding uncharacterized protein codes for MVRAEILPAKYLGVPLSTKKMSLAQWKPLIEKMAYWSQLFLIPSKVLKTIEAYCRSYVWSGGNVITRRSLVAWKKMCTPKSAGGLDLINFKLWNKAAIAKNHWDLAHKVDKLWIKWIHSYYMKGKLVTDMPIPQQASWLVRKMIEARDVVEPTQNLTKSNSNLIRQLYYLMLGQLPRVEWKLFLFTNEARAKAKFTMWLYFQDRLLTSDRVVRWGMQVNTLCILCHSHDESRNHLFAEYAFAKRLWNRVLLWMQRRPYRANSWSQYRKWAMGSAKGNPRMLLLSKWFMLKKFTPSGMRGTFKS; via the exons ATGGTTAGAGCAGAGATACTGCCAGCCAAGTACTTAGGAGTCCCATTGTCCACTAAGAAGATGTCATTAGCTCAATGGAAACCCCTCATCGAGAAAATG GCTTATTGGTCGCAACTGTTTTTGATCCCTAGTAAAGTGCTGAAAACAATTGAAGCTTACTGCAGGAGCTATGTCTGGTCTGGAGGTAATGTAATTACAAGAAGATCATTAGTGGCTTGGAAGAAGATGTGTACACCTAAAAGTGCTGGTGGACTAGATCTAATCAATTTCAAATTGTGGAATAAGGCAGCAATAGCAAAGAACCACTGGGATCTTGCACACAAAGTGGACAAATTATGGATCAAATGGATTCACTCATATTATATGAAAGGGAAGCTAGTTACTGATATGCCAATACCTCAACAGGCTTCTTGGCTAGTCAGAAAGATGATAGAAGCAAGGGATGTGGTGGAGCCAACTCAAAATTTGACCAAGAGCAACAGCAACTTGATCAGACAACTATACTACCTGATGCTTGGTCAATTACCTAGAGTAGAATGGAAGTTGTTTTTGTTCACGAATGAAGCACGAGCCAAAGCTAAATTCACCATGTGGCTATATTTTCAGGACAGGTTGCTCACTAGTGATAGAGTAGTACGTTGGGGAATGCAGGTGAACACTTTGTGCATACTATGTCACTCTCATGATGAGAGTAGAAACCATCTTTTTGCTGAGTATGCCTTTGCGAAGAGACTATGGAATAGGGTGCTATTATGGATGCAGAGACGACCATATAGAGCTAACTCATGGAGTCAATATAGGAAGTGGGCAATGGGAAGTGCTAAAGGGAATCCCAGAATGCTACTACTTTCAAAATGGTTTATGCTGAAAAAATTCACACCATCCGGAATGagaggaaccttcaaatcttga